The proteins below come from a single Juglans regia cultivar Chandler chromosome 12, Walnut 2.0, whole genome shotgun sequence genomic window:
- the LOC109005072 gene encoding protein IQ-DOMAIN 14-like isoform X2 codes for MGKMGKWFRSFLTGKKDKEKDQEKEKEKLPSNQNSSITIENNPTTTISIPQTTSKEKRRWSFRRSSATEAAPKDLNSTETVATSPPAVTATLDIKNEQKNHAIAMGAATPAAADAAVAAAHAAAANGKTHAVEEAAAIKIQSIFRSYLARKALSALKGLVKLQALVRGHLVRKQATATLRCMQALVTAQARALVERIRIAEEEKPANYWHSTHRKSTKDNRFRHTYHEMDEGLEEDIKIVEMDLGASKGSLKSRNSYSSHPQFGAEPRFSMHYAAQCACSKQDNCRASPAPSALTDMSPRACSGHYEDYSFDTGQSSPQYYSAASKPDPSRVPFSFPRPNYGEPMSYDYPLFPNYMANTESSRAKVRSQSAPKQRPDSFERQPSRRRASTEGRNVPRVVRMQRSSSHLGLTAHNYQYPWPIKLDRSAVSLKDSSGK; via the exons ATGGGGAAGATGGGCAAATGGTTTAGAAGCTTCTTGACAGGGAAGAAAGACAAGGAGAAGGACcaggagaaagagaaggaaaagctTCCAAGTAATCAGAATTCTTCCATTACCATTGAGAACAATCCGACAACTACAATTTCCATCCCACAAACAACatctaaagagaaaagaagatggAGTTTTCGAAGATCCTCAGCTACAGAAGCAGCTCCAAAGGACTTGAATTCTACCGAAACCGTTGCAACGTCGCCGCCAGCGGTAACGGCCACTCTGGACATTAAGAATGAGCAGAAAAATCATGCCATAGCAATGGGCGCCGCTACTCCAGCAGCAGCAGATGCAGCCGTGGCTGCTGCACATGCTGCAGCTGCCAATGGTAAAACCCACGCAGTTGAAGAGGCTGCTGCCATAAAGATTCAATCCATTTTCCGTTCTTATTTG GCAAGGAAAGCACTGTCTGCTTTAAAAGGACTAGTGAAGTTGCAGGCATTAGTGAGAGGACACCTGGTGAGGAAACAGGCCACGGCTACACTTCGGTGCATGCAGGCACTGGTGACGGCACAAGCTAGAGCTCTTGTAGAGAGGATCCGGATAGCGGAAGAAGAAAAGCCTGCTAATTATTGGCATTCTACCCACAGAAAATCGACAAAAGATAATCGGTTCAGACACACCTATCAC GAAATGGATGAAGGCTTGGAGGAGGACATTAAGATTGTGGAGATGGATCTTGGTGCATCAAAAGGAAGTTTAAAGAGCAGGAATAGCTACTCTAGCCACCCACAATTTGGAGCAGAGCCTAGATTTTCCATGCATTATGCAGCACAATGTGCATGCTCTAAGCAAGACAACTGCCGGGCCTCACCAGCTCCATCAGCTCTGACTGACATGAGTCCAAGAGCATGCAGTGGGCATTATGAGGACTATTCCTTTGACACAGGGCAAAGCAGCCCCCAATACTACTCCGCTGCGTCCAAACCCGATCCTTCAAGAGTTCCTTTCTCTTTCCCCAGGCCTAATTATGGAGAACCTATGTCCTATGACTACCCATTATTCCCAAATTATATGGCCAACACGGAATCTTCAAGAGCCAAAGTCCGGTCCCAGAGTGCACCAAAGCAAAGGCCAGATTCATTTGAGAGGCAACCAAGCCGGCGTAGGGCATCGACGGAAGGAAGGAATGTCCCAAGGGTCGTGCGGATGCAGAGATCATCTTCACACTTGGGTTTAACTGCTCACAACTACCAATACCCGTGGCCAATCAAGCTTGACAGATCTGCAGTTTCACTTAAAGACA GCTCAGGGAAATAG
- the LOC109005072 gene encoding protein IQ-DOMAIN 14-like isoform X1, whose translation MGKMGKWFRSFLTGKKDKEKDQEKEKEKLPSNQNSSITIENNPTTTISIPQTTSKEKRRWSFRRSSATEAAPKDLNSTETVATSPPAVTATLDIKNEQKNHAIAMGAATPAAADAAVAAAHAAAANGKTHAVEEAAAIKIQSIFRSYLARKALSALKGLVKLQALVRGHLVRKQATATLRCMQALVTAQARALVERIRIAEEEKPANYWHSTHRKSTKDNRFRHTYHEMDEGLEEDIKIVEMDLGASKGSLKSRNSYSSHPQFGAEPRFSMHYAAQCACSKQDNCRASPAPSALTDMSPRACSGHYEDYSFDTGQSSPQYYSAASKPDPSRVPFSFPRPNYGEPMSYDYPLFPNYMANTESSRAKVRSQSAPKQRPDSFERQPSRRRASTEGRNVPRVVRMQRSSSHLGLTAHNYQYPWPIKLDRSAVSLKDSECGSTSTILTNPNYGRSFVAYDVTAQGNRY comes from the exons ATGGGGAAGATGGGCAAATGGTTTAGAAGCTTCTTGACAGGGAAGAAAGACAAGGAGAAGGACcaggagaaagagaaggaaaagctTCCAAGTAATCAGAATTCTTCCATTACCATTGAGAACAATCCGACAACTACAATTTCCATCCCACAAACAACatctaaagagaaaagaagatggAGTTTTCGAAGATCCTCAGCTACAGAAGCAGCTCCAAAGGACTTGAATTCTACCGAAACCGTTGCAACGTCGCCGCCAGCGGTAACGGCCACTCTGGACATTAAGAATGAGCAGAAAAATCATGCCATAGCAATGGGCGCCGCTACTCCAGCAGCAGCAGATGCAGCCGTGGCTGCTGCACATGCTGCAGCTGCCAATGGTAAAACCCACGCAGTTGAAGAGGCTGCTGCCATAAAGATTCAATCCATTTTCCGTTCTTATTTG GCAAGGAAAGCACTGTCTGCTTTAAAAGGACTAGTGAAGTTGCAGGCATTAGTGAGAGGACACCTGGTGAGGAAACAGGCCACGGCTACACTTCGGTGCATGCAGGCACTGGTGACGGCACAAGCTAGAGCTCTTGTAGAGAGGATCCGGATAGCGGAAGAAGAAAAGCCTGCTAATTATTGGCATTCTACCCACAGAAAATCGACAAAAGATAATCGGTTCAGACACACCTATCAC GAAATGGATGAAGGCTTGGAGGAGGACATTAAGATTGTGGAGATGGATCTTGGTGCATCAAAAGGAAGTTTAAAGAGCAGGAATAGCTACTCTAGCCACCCACAATTTGGAGCAGAGCCTAGATTTTCCATGCATTATGCAGCACAATGTGCATGCTCTAAGCAAGACAACTGCCGGGCCTCACCAGCTCCATCAGCTCTGACTGACATGAGTCCAAGAGCATGCAGTGGGCATTATGAGGACTATTCCTTTGACACAGGGCAAAGCAGCCCCCAATACTACTCCGCTGCGTCCAAACCCGATCCTTCAAGAGTTCCTTTCTCTTTCCCCAGGCCTAATTATGGAGAACCTATGTCCTATGACTACCCATTATTCCCAAATTATATGGCCAACACGGAATCTTCAAGAGCCAAAGTCCGGTCCCAGAGTGCACCAAAGCAAAGGCCAGATTCATTTGAGAGGCAACCAAGCCGGCGTAGGGCATCGACGGAAGGAAGGAATGTCCCAAGGGTCGTGCGGATGCAGAGATCATCTTCACACTTGGGTTTAACTGCTCACAACTACCAATACCCGTGGCCAATCAAGCTTGACAGATCTGCAGTTTCACTTAAAGACAGTGAGTGTGGATCCACCAGTACAATACTCACAAATCCAAACTATGGCAGATCTTTTGTAGCGTATGATGTGACT GCTCAGGGAAATAGGTACTAG
- the LOC109005070 gene encoding sulfate transporter 3.1-like produces the protein MGNGDYQCPHPVAIPPSKPLSKSLQSSIKETFFPDDPFRQFKNQPLSRKLVLGLQYLIPILEWAPRYTFDFFKSDVIAGITIASLAVPQGISYASLANLPPILGLYSSFVPPLVYAMLGSSRDLAVGTVAVGSLLISSMLVKEVNPHDNPKLYIQLALTATFFAGVFQASLGFLRLGFIVDFLSHSTIVGFMSGAATVVCLQQLKGILGLIHFTHETDLVSVIRSVFSQTHQWRWESGVLGCCFLFYLLLTRYFSKKRPVFFWINAMAPLTSVIFGSILVFLTHAEKHGIQVIGHLKKGLNPLSVSELAFGSPYLSTAIKTGIITGVIGLAEGVAVGRSFAIFKNYHIDGNKEMIAFGMMNIAGSCTSCYLTAGPFSRTAVNFNAGCKTAVSNIVMATAVMITLLFLTPLFYYTPLVVLSSIIIAAMLGLIDYQAAIHLWNIDKFDFTVCMGAYLGVVFGSVEIGLVIAVTLSLLRVLLFVARPRTSVLGNIPKYSMVYRSTDQYPIANNVPGVLILQIDVPVYFANANYLRERISRRIFEEEDRIKSSSEITSLHYVILDLGAVGSIDTSGISMLEEIKRIADRKGLELLLANPRSEVIKKLDKSKFIENIGQERIYLTVREAVAACNFMLHTCKPNPADAGQTIPENNV, from the exons ATGGGTAACGGCGACTATCAATGCCCGCACCCTGTTGCAATTCCTCCATCCAAACCGCTATCCAAGTCCTTACAATCGTCTATTAAAGAGACTTTCTTTCCCGATGATCCCTTCCGGCAGTTCAAGAACCAGCCTCTATCTAGGAAGCTTGTACTTGGCCTGCAATACTTGATACCAATCCTCGAATGGGCTCCTAGATACACGTTTGACTTCTTCAAATCCGATGTTATTGCTGGAATCACTATTGCCAGTCTAGCGGTGCCTCAAGGCATAAGCTATGCAAGTTTGGCCAACTTACCACCGATTCTCGGGTTAT ATTCCAGCTTTGTCCCGCCATTGGTGTATGCCATGTTGGGGAGCTCAAGAGATTTGGCCGTGGGCACTGTGGCTGTTGGGTCCCTTCTCATATCTTCCATGCTGGTGAAGGAAGTTAACCCTCATGATAACCCAAAACTTTATATTCAACTGGCTCTCACTGCTACGTTCTTTGCTGGAGTCTTTCAAGCTTCTCTCGGATTCTTAAG ACTTGGATTTATCGTGGACTTCCTGTCACATTCAACGATAGTGGGGTTCATGAGTGGAGCAGCCACGGTTGTTTGTCTTCAGCAACTTAAGGGGATTCTTGGGCTGATTCACTTCACTCATGAAACTGATCTTGTATCGGTCATTCGCTCTGTATTTTCCCAAACACACCAG TGGAGATGGGAAAGTGGTGTACTGGGTTGCTGTTTTCTCTTCTACCTTCTGCTCACAAGATACTTT AGCAAGAAAAGGCCAGTCTTCTTTTGGATAAATGCAATGGCACCTCTGACGTCTGTCATCTTCGGAAGCATCCTCGTCTTTCTGACCCACGCTGAAAAGCACGGTATACAAGTg ATTGGGCATCTGAAGAAAGGCTTGAATCCACTTTCCGTATCTGAGTTGGCTTTTGGGTCGCCTTATCTGTCGACAGCCATCAAAACTGGGATCATCACTGGCGTCATAGGCCTTGCT GAAGGAGTAGCAGTTGGTAGAAGCTTCGCCATTTTCAAGAACTACCATATCGATGGAAACAAAGAGATGATCGCTTTTGGGATGATGAATATTGCTGGCTCTTGCACTTCATGTTACTTGACAGCAG GACCATTTTCGAGAACTGCAGTGAATTTCAATGCAGGATGCAAGACAGCAGTGTCGAACATAGTCATGGCAACAGCAGTGATGATCACGTTGCTATTCCTGACACCGTTGTTTTACTATACACCTCTTGTTGTTCTCTCCTCCATAATCATCGCTGCCATGCTTGGCCTTATTGACTATCAAGCTGCCATCCACCTCTGGAACATCGACAAATTTGATTTCACGGTGTGCATGGGAGCTTATCTTGGCGTGGTCTTTGGCAGTGTTGAGATTGGCTTAGTCATCGCG GTTACCCTATCTTTGCTAAGGGTTCTACTATTTGTAGCAAGGCCACGGACTTCTGTCTTGGGCAATATTCCCAAGTACTCCATGGTTTACAGAAGTACTGATCAATACCCAATCGCTAACAATGTTCCTGGAGTTCTCATTCTCCAAATTGACGTGCCAGTATACTTTGCCAATGCAAATTACTTGAGAGAAag GATATCAAGGCGGATCTTCGAAGAGGAAGACAGAATAAAATCTTCGAGCGAAATTACCAGCTTACATTATGTTATATTGGACCTTGGCG CTGTGGGCAGCATTGATACGAGTGGGATCAGCATGCTTGAAGAGATCAAGAGGATTGCCGATAGAAAGGGCCTCGAG CTCTTGCTTGCCAACCCAAGAAGCGAGGTGATTAAGAAGCTAGACAAGTCCAAATTCATCGAAAACATTGGTCAAGAACGGATTTATCTTACAGTAAGAGAGGCTGTGGCGGCATGTAATTTCATGTTACATACATGCAAGCCAAATCCGGCCGATGCCGGCCAGACTATTCCGGAGAACAATGTCTAA
- the LOC109005068 gene encoding protein NETWORKED 1A-like, with translation MATSLHSESRRLYSWWWDSHISPKNSKWLQENLTEMDAKVKAMIKLIEEDADSFARRAEMYYKKRPELMKLVEEFYRAYRALAERYNNATVELCQAHQTMEEAFPNHMPYVLADDSTSGSSGPEAEPHTSEMLHPIRALVDPDGLLKDALGFSSTILHKTGGENSEECDAIISKRDLKQLNEMFGSREVMPQNSNVTEGRIRKGLNVYEAEESEQDLQDGFSHKSCENKCQVLSDSQHSGKAETEVQTLKKALAEIQVEKEAVLLRYRQSLEKLSYLERELDLAQKDAVGLDERASKAEIEINILKEALIELEAERDAGLLQYNQCLERISCLEKMLSVAQEDAKGLDEQAIKAENENQYLKQEISRLEAEKEVGHLQYKQYVEKISVLETKISLAEENARILNEQIEGTETEVKTLKQALSELIEKKEAAALQYKQCLEIIAKMESELFNAEEDAKRMNGEILLGAVKLKTAEEQCLLLERSNQSLQLEANNLVQKIAVKDQELSEKHYELEKLQNLMQEEHSRFEQVEATLQALKKSHSQSQEEQRALTLELKNGLQMLKDLEICKHGMEEKLLRVKEENRSLDELKFSSSISINNILNEVFSLKTMKEKLEGEVALKSDKSNTLQQEVYHLKEEIKGLKGRYQAIMEQVESVGLNPEFLESQVEDLRNENTMLKEVCKRERDEREALHAKLKPMDEFLKDNAVLENSLTGLNHELEGLREKVMNLQQSCQFLHGDKSTLVAEKAALLLQLQIITENMQKLWEKNTMLENSLSGANMELEGLREKSKSLEELYQLLSDEKSNLLNERHALVSQLENVEQRLGNLEKRFTKLEEKYSDLEKEKELTLCQLVEFQGSLFLEKQERVSFVQSSQAHLAGLENRVLTVQEESRLGKKGFEEEIDRTVVAQVDIFILQKFIEDLEEKNAAQVIECQKHIEASKFSDKLITELECENLEQQVEAEFLLDEIQKLRMVIHQVFRAIQIDPHHRHVDKISLEHIPVSDVLDSIEDLKGSLLRIGDEKQELLVENSVLLTLLGQLRLESGELELEKNFIEHEFEVMTEQSAMLQNNKQELLEMNMQLRLEIGESKHQEDALKVELETQHVKLKILDGAYLVLQEENSLLLEEKKSLLRKISDLSEEKSILEEENSFILHETVALSNLSLVFESFATENFVKLKALTENISSLHVVNSDLKEEVGMLGKKLGMKEAENQYLNESVESLARELNEAKDLNDQLCNQIFVGEEFLRQKSTELSEAEQKLKAKEKSNVELCRTVEKLKMECEESKLIKENLEKQISEVFEDSKMQEKDIEHLREVNANMDSELEILHLKIEEHRIREENLSLEMQEKRDEFELWEAEATSFCFDLQISAICEVLLENKVQELVGVCEVLEDETAAKSMEIERMKERVNFLESELGGVKAQLSAYVPAIASLGNDIASLEHNALIHYKPFAAGNQEKDKEVAIHLHEKSCQELKEDKKFVIPDRISDLQKMQAKIKAVEKAVVEEMEKLATQESINTVIKVEDVVKDTEGLESKDMLHQEKDIRKKEMELGNYLTSDLESQKTKPENGSLMKDILLDQVSDGSLYGRSRRDNGGADDQMLELWETAEQECGHDPMVYETQNQASPPVEDVIACHKFADGEGKNQDLSSELQIEKELSVDKVEVSTSVREPNQDGTKRKILESLASDAQKLTSVLMTLQSLTKRMEMNKSTKKANDTEHETVQRRLEEVEKAVLQLVDINDKLTKEVEDSPSSLGGRTSEELEAGNVSTKKETEQAQKGSKNIGHLQLELQNIEYILLKLEDEKKSKAKYRFQKNRTGILLGDFIYSNGRSSASKKKACFCCCTRPSTNGD, from the exons ATGGCAACCTCATTACATTCTGAGTCCAGACGCTTATACTCTTGGTGGTGGGACAGCCACATTAGCCCGAAGAATTCCAAATGGCTTCAAGAAAATCTTACAG AGATGGATGCCAAAGTCAAAGCAATGATCAAGCTCATTGAAGAAGATGCAGATTCTTTTGCAAGGAGGGCAGAAATGTACTACAAGAAACGCCCAGAGCTTATGAAATTGGTAGAGGAGTTCTACCGAGCTTACCGTGCTTTAGCTGAGAGATACAATAATGCAACAGTGGAGCTTTGCCAGGCCCATCAAACCATGGAAGAAGCATTTCCCAACCACATGCCTTATGTGCTGGCTGATGATTCAACCTCAGGTTCTTCAGGTCCTGAGGCTGAACCTCATACATCAGAAATGTTGCATCCAATTCGTGCATTAGTAGACCCAGATGGCTTGCTCAAGGATGCACTAGGGTTCTCTTCAACCATCTTACATAAAACAGGTGGAGAGAATTCAGAAGAATGTGATGCTATAATAAGCAAAAGGGATCTTAAACAGCTCAATGAGATGTTTGGGTCTAGAGAAGTGATGCCCCAAAACTCAAATGTTACAGAAGGAAGGATAAGAAAAGGCCTGAATGTATATGAAGCAGAAGAGAGCGAACAAGATTTGCAAGATGGGTTCTCTCATAAATCATGTGAAAACAAGTGCCAGGTCCTTTCCGATTCTCAGCATTCAGGGAAAGCTGAAACTGAAGTTCAGACATTAAAGAAAGCCCTAGCAGAGATACAAGTTGAAAAGGAAGCTGTTCTTCTTCGATACAGGCAGAGTTTGGAGAAGCTATCTTATCTGGAGAGGGAGCTTGATCTTGCACAAAAGGATGCTGTTGGCCTTGATGAACGAGCAAGCAAAGCcgaaattgaaattaacataCTGAAAGAAGCCCTAATTGAGTTAGAAGCTGAGAGGGATGCTGGTCTTCTTCAATACAATCAGTGTTTGGAAAGGATATCTTGCCTGGAGAAAATGTTATCTGTTGCCCAAGAGGATGCAAAAGGGCTTGATGAGCAAGCTATTAAAGCAGAAAATGAAAACCAATATCTCAAGCAAGAAATTTCTAGATTAGAGGCTGAAAAGGAGGTGGGCCATCTCCAGTACAAGCAATATGTTGAGAAGATATCTGTTTTGGAGACTAAAATCTCACTTGCTGAGGAAAATGCTCGAATTTTAAATGAGCAAATTGAAGGAACAGAAACTGAAGTTAAAACACTGAAGCAAGCTCTTTCGGAACtaattgaaaagaaagaagctGCAGCACTTCAGTACAAGCAGTGCTTGGAGATAATAGCTAAGATGGAAAGTGAACTGTTTAATGCCGAAGAAGATGCCAAACGTATGAATGGCGAAATTCTGCTGGGAGCTGTAAAATTGAAGACTGCAGAAGAACAGTGTCTTCTATTGGAGAGATCAAATCAATCTCTGCAATTAGAAGCTAACAATCTGGTACAGAAGATTGCGGTGAAGGATCAAGAACTTTCGGAAAAGCATTATGAGttggaaaaattacaaaatctaatGCAAGAGGAGCACTCACGGTTTGAGCAAGTTGAAGCCACTCTCCAGGCTTTGAAGAAGTCACACTCTCAATCTCAAGAGGAGCAGAGAGCTCTGACTTTGGAGCTCAAAAATGGGCTTCAGATGTTGAAAGACTTGGAGATCTGCAAACATGGAATGGAAGAAAAACTTCTAAGGGTTAAGGAAGAAAACAGGAGCCTGGATGAACTGAAGTTTTCTTCCTCTATTTCAATAAACAATATACTAAATGAAGTCTTTAGCTTGAAGACGATGAAAGAGAAACTTGAAGGTGAGGTTGCACTAAAATCAGACAAGAGCAATACCCTTCAGCAGGAGGTTTACCATTTGAAGGAGGAAATCAAGGGCTTGAAAGGAAGATACCAGGCCATTATGGAGCAAGTGGAGTCAGTAGGTCTGAATCCTGAATTCCTTGAGTCACAAGTGGAGGACTTGCGAAATGAGAACACAATGCTGAAAGAGGTATGCAAAAGGGAAAGAGACGAGAGAGAGGCTCTTCATGCGAAGTTGAAGCCTATGGATGAGTTTTTGAAAGACAATGCTGTTCTGGAGAATTCCTTGACAGGATTAAATCATGAGTTGGAAGGATTGAGAGAGAAAGTCATGAATTTGCAGCAGTCCTGTCAGTTTCTCCATGGAGATAAATCCACGCTTGTTGCTGAAAAAGCCGCTCTGCTTTTGCAGTTGCAAATTATCACTGAGAACATGCAGAAGCTCTGGGAGAAGAACACCATGCTAGAGAATTCTCTCTCTGGTGCAAATATGGAGCTTGAAGGTTTGAGGGAAAAATCTAAGAGCTTAGAAGAATTATACCAGTTGCTCAGTGATGAAAAGTCAAATCTTCTAAATGAGAGACACGCCCTTGTATCTCAGTTGGAAAATGTTGAACAGAGACTTGGGAACCTGGAAAAGAGGTTTACAaaactagaagaaaaatattcagaTCTTGAGAAGGAGAAAGAATTGACCCTTTGCCAATTAGTAGAATTTCAGGGTTCGCTCtttttggaaaaacaagagCGTGTTAGTTTTGTGCAGTCAAGTCAGGCTCATTTGGCAGGTTTGGAAAACCGAGTCCTTACCGTGCAAGAAGAAAGTAGGTTGGGGAAGAAGGGATTTGAAGAAGAGATAGATAGAACAGTTGTTGCCCAGGTTGATATTTTCATCCTGCAGAAGTTTATAGAAGATTTAGAAGAAAAGAATGCAGCTCAAGTGATTGAATGTCAAAAACATATTGAAGCATCCAAATTTTCTGATAAACTGATTACAGAGTTGGAGTGTGAGAATCTTGAGCAACAAGTAGAAGCAGAGTTCTTATTAGACGAAATCCAAAAGTTGAGGATGGTAATTCATCAGGTGTTCAGGGCGATTCAAATTGATCCACATCATAGGCATGTTGATAAGATTTCTCTGGAGCATATACCTGTGTCAGATGTTTTGGATAGTATTGAAGATTTAAAAGGTTCTCTGTTGAGAATTGGGGATGAGAAGCAGGAGCTGCTGGTTGAGAATTCAGTGCTCTTAACTTTACTTGGGCAACTGAGACTAGAGAGTGGAGAGCTAGAGTTGGAGAAAAATTTCATTGAACATGAGTTTGAGGTCATGACAGAGCAGAGTGCTATGCTGCAAAATAACAAGCAGGAGCTTCTAGAGATGAACATGCAGTTGAGATTGGAAATTGGCGAGAGCAAACATCAGGAGGATGCTTTAAAGGTTGAATTGGAAACCCAACATGTGAAGCTGAAAATTTTGGACGGTGCTTACTTGGTATTGCAGGAAGAGAATTCCCTGTTGCTTGAAGAGAAGAAATCTTTGCTCAGGAAAATCTCAGACCTAAGTGAGGAAAAAAGCATCCTTGAAGAGGAAAACAGTTTTATTCTCCATGAAACAGTAGCTCTCAGCAACCTCTCTTTGGTTTTTGAGAGCTTTGCTACtgagaattttgtgaaactAAAAGCACTTACTGAAAATATCAGCAGTCTCCATGTGGTCAACAGTGATCTAAAGGAGGAGGTTGGAATGTTGGGGAAGAAGCTGGGAATGAAAGAAGCAGAAAATCAATATCTGAACGAGTCAGTAGAAAGTCTGGCAAGGGAGCTGAATGAAGCCAAAGACTTGAATGACCAACTATGCAATCAAATTTTTGTTGGAGAGGAATTTCTGAGACAGAAGTCAACAGAGCTCTCAGAAGCAGAACAGAAGCTAAAGGCTAAAGAGAAGTCAAACGTTGAATTGTGCAGGACTgttgagaaattgaagatgGAATGTGAGGAATCAAAACtgataaaagaaaatctagAGAAACAGATTAGTGAAGTGTTTGAAGATAGCAAAATGCAGGAAAAAGATATTGAACACCTCCGTGAAGTGAATGCAAATATGGATTCTGAATTAGAAATACTACatttaaaaattgaagaacACAGAATTAGAGAAGAGAATTTGAGTTTGGAAATGCAAGAGAAGAGAGATGAATTTGAACTTTGGGAGGCTGAGGCTACTTCGTTTTGTTTTGATCTCCAGATTTCTGCCATTTGTGAAGTCTTACTAGAAAATAAGGTTCAAGAGCTTGTTGGAGTTTGTGAGGTTCTTGAAGATGAAACTGCTGCAAAAAGTATGGAGATTGAAAGGATGAAGGAAAGAGTAAACTTCTTAGAAAGTGAACTTGGGGGAGTGAAGGCTCAGTTGTCTGCATATGTTCCTGCCATAGCTTCATTGGGAAATGATATAGCCTCTCTTGAGCATAACGCCCTCATTCACTATAAGCCTTTTGCAGCAGGAAATCAAGAAAAG GACAAAGAAGTGGCAATTCATCTTCATGAAAAGAGCTGTCAAGAGcttaaagaagataaaaaatttgtgatACCCGACAGAATCTCAGATTTGCAGAAGATGCAGGCTAAGATTAAAGCAGTAGAAAAGGCAGTGGTGGAAGAAATGGAAAAGCTTGCAACACAAGAAAGCATAAATACCGTCATCAAAGTTGAAGATGTAGTGAAAGACACTGAAGGGTTGGAATCGAAAGACATGTTACATCAAGAGAAAGacataagaaagaaagagatggaaCTTGGGAATTATCTCACCAGTGACCTCGAGTCACAGAAGACTAAACCTGAAAATGGGAGTTTGATGAAAGATATTCTGCTTGATCAAGTCTCAGATGGTTCATTATATGGGAGAAGCAGGAGAGATAATGGTGGAGCTGATGATCAGATGCTCGAGTTATGGGAAACTGCGGAGCAGGAGTGCGGCCATGATCCAATGGTCTATGAGACACAAAATCAGGCATCTCCACCAGTGGAAGATGTTATTGCATGCCACAAGTTTGCAGATGGGGAAGGGAAGAATCAGGATCTCTCTTCAGAATTACAGATCGAGAAGGAGTTGAGCGTTGACAAGGTAGAGGTATCAACAAGTGTTAGAGAGCCAAATCAAGATGGCACCAAGAGGAAGATCCTGGAGAGTCTTGCTTCTGATGCCCAGAAATTGACGAGCGTTCTGATGACTTTGCAAAGTCTGACAAAGAGGATGGAAATGAACAAGAGCACCAAGAAGGCCAATGACACTGAACATGAAACAGTCCAAAGACGTTTAGAAGAAGTTGAGAAGGCTGTTTTGCAGCTAGTGGATATCAATGATAAATTGACCAAGGAGGTTGAAGATAGCCCCTCATCTTTGGGTGGGAGAACTTCAGAAGAGTTGGAGGCTGGAAATGTCTCCACAAAGAAAGAAACGGAACAGGCACAAAAAGGGTCCAAAAATATTGGACATTTGCAGTTGGAGTTGCAGAACATCGAATATATTCTGCTGAAATTGGAggatgaaaagaaaagcaaagcaaaatATAGATTTCAAAAAAACAGAACAGGCATTCTTCTGGGAGACTTTATTTACAGCAATGGGAGAAGTAGTGCAAGCAAGAAGAAGGCTTGTTTTTGTTGCTGTACTAGACCTTCAACTAATGGAGACTGA
- the LOC109005069 gene encoding 40S ribosomal protein S3a-like: MAVGKNKRISKGKKGGKKKAADPFAKKDWYDIKAPSVFAVKNVGKTLVTRTQGTKIASEGLKHRVFEISMADLQDDEDHAYRKIRLRAEDVQGRNVLTNFWGMDFTTDKLRSLVRKWQTMIEAHVDVKTTDSYSLRMFCIGFTKRRQNQVKRTCYAQSSQIRQIRRKMREIMINQASSCDLKELVRKFIPESIGKEIEKATSGIYPLQNVFIRKVKILKAPKFDLGKLMEVHGDYSDDVGVKVERPADEAMVEVPAEPVGA; encoded by the exons ATGGCCGTCGG AAAGAATAAGAGAATTTCCAAGGGAAAGAAGGGAGGAAAGAAGAAGGC GGCCGATCCATTTGCGAAGAAGGATTGGTACGATATCAAGGCACCTTCAGTGTTCGCAGTAAAAAATGTGGGCAAAACCCTTGTTACTCGCACTCAGGGTACCAAG ATTGCCTCTGAAGGGCTCAAACATAGAGTCTTTGAGATATCAATGGCTGATCTTCAGGATGATGAGGATCATGCATACAGAAAGATCAGATTGAGAGCTGAGGATGTTCAAGGGAGGAATGTCCTGACCAATTTCTGG GGAATGGATTTTACCACAGACAAGTTGAGGTCTTTGGTAAGGAAATGGCAGACAATGATTGAGGCTCATGTGGATGTGAAGACTACTGACAGTTACAGTTTGAGGATGTTCTGCATTGGATTTACTAAGAGGCGGCAAAACCAAGTCAAGAGGACCTGTTATGCTCAGTCCAGCCAAATTAGACAG ATCCGTCGTAAGATGAGGGAGATAATGATCAACCAAGCATCGTCCTGTGATCTGAAGGAGTTGGTTCGCAAGTTCATCCCAGAGTCAATTGGCAAAGAGATTGAGAAGGCCACCTCGGGTATCTACCCTCTACAAAATGTGTTTATTCGGAAAGTCAAGATTTTGAAGGCTCCAAAATTTGATCTTGGAAAGTTGATGGAG GTTCATGGTGACTATTCAGATGATGTTGGTGTCAAGGTGGAGAGGCCCGCCGATGAAGCTATGGTGGAGGTGCCTGCTGAACCAGTTGGAGCCTGA